GTTTCATCGCGTGCTGGCTGCCGGTGTCCGGCTCGTGGCTGGAGGCGCGTGCGTCGGGGCAAAAGCGACGGTCGTGCCAGGCCGGCGGTGCGGGATCGGGCCTGTTTTCAGGTCAACGCAGGCGGCAGGCGTCCGGATTCGCGAGCGGACGCCCGGATCCGGACACGGCGGAGGGCGCGGGGGACGCTAGAACAGCGCGGGGCCGTGCCGCTTGAGCCACCGCTCCGCCTCACGAAAGCCGGGACATGCCGCTTCGACCAGCCGCCAGAAGCGAATCGAATGATTCGCCTGCCGCAGGTGCATCAGCTCGTGGATCAGGATGTATTCGCGCACGTCCGCCGGCATCAGCAGCAGGCGGAAGTTGAGCGAGATGTGTCCGCCCGGCGAGCACGAGCCCCAGCGCGACCGCTGGTTGCGGATCGACACCCGCCGCACCTCGAGACCGTGCTGCGCCGCCAGCGCGAGCAGCTGCGGCGGCAGCTCGTGCCGCGCCCGGTCGCGCAGCTCCCGATCCAGCGAGGCCGGGCGCTTCGCCGCGAGCAGCCGGGAACGCTGGCGCCGCGCCCACTCGAGATGGCGGCCGGCGAAGCGCAGCGCTTCAGCCTTGGAGCCGCCGCGAGGAATGGTGACGCGGAGGTCGCCGTCCGGCCGCACCCGCATCACGTAGCGCCGCGCCCGCCGCATGCGCACGAAATGGATGCGGAACTCGTCGGGCGGCGGCGCGTCGAACGGGAGCCCCGGTTGATCGCTCAATTCGACAGGTGGGTCCGCAGCCAGCGGAACACGGCTTCGTGCCACGTCCTGCTGTTCTGCGCCTTCAGCACCCAGTGCCCCTCGTCGGCGAAGATCAGCATCTCGCTCGGGACGCCGTGGCGGCGCAGCGCGGTGAAGAGCTGCATCCCCTGATCGACCGGCACGCGGAAGTCGAGCTCGTTGGTGATCACCAGCGTCGGGGTCCTGATGCGATCGGCGAAGAGGTGCGGCGACCACTTCGCAAACTGCGCCCGGGCGCGCGCGCTCGTCGCCGGTCCGCCGAACTCCCACTCGGTGAACCACAGCTCCTCGGTCGACAGCGCCATCGATTCGAGGTTGAACACCCCGTCGTGACTGACCGCGGCCTTGAAACGGTCGCCGTGCCCGATGATCCAGTTGACCGCGTAGCCCCCGTAGCTGGCGCCGGCGATCCCCTGCCGCGCGGCATCCACGTACGGCAGCTTCGCCACCGCGTTGAACACCGCGTCGAGATCGGTCATGACCTTGCCGCCCCAGTCCTGCGAGATCTCGTCGGTGAAGCGCTGCCCGAACCCGGTGGAGCCGCGCGGATTCGGCGCCGCCACCACCCAGCCTTGCGCGGCCCACAGCGACGGGTTCCACCGGGTCGACCAGGCATCCCCCCACGCCCCCTGCGGGCCGCCGTGAATCAGGAACACCACCGGGTACTTCTTCGACGCATCGAACCCCGGCGGCTTGATCAGCCAGTACTGAATCGGCGTGCCGCCGGCGCCGGCGACGCTCAGGCTCTCGGGTTTCTGGAACTGCACCGCCTGCATCCATGCGTCGTGCTCGCGCGTCAGCTGCACCGCGGCGCGCCCGTCGGCGTCGAGACGGATGGCATGAAGATCGGGCGGTGAGGTCATGGTGGACCGCACGAAGGCGACGATGCCGCGTCCGATCGTCAAGGAGCCGATCGACCCGCCGCGCTGCCGTTCCACCGGCGTTCCCCCGGCGAGCGGCACGCTGTAGAGATTGTCGGTTCCATTCGCCGAGGCGGTGAAATAGATCGTCTGCCCGTCACCCGAGAGCCGGAAATCGCTCACGGACAGGTCAGGCGTCTCGAACACGGTGCGCCTCTGCCAGGTGGACGTGTCGTAGACGTCGAGGTACGAACGGTCGGACTCGAAGCCCGCCCGCCGCTGCGCGCGGACGATCATCTGCTTCCCGTCG
This genomic window from Vicinamibacterales bacterium contains:
- a CDS encoding SprT family zinc-dependent metalloprotease, with protein sequence MSDQPGLPFDAPPPDEFRIHFVRMRRARRYVMRVRPDGDLRVTIPRGGSKAEALRFAGRHLEWARRQRSRLLAAKRPASLDRELRDRARHELPPQLLALAAQHGLEVRRVSIRNQRSRWGSCSPGGHISLNFRLLLMPADVREYILIHELMHLRQANHSIRFWRLVEAACPGFREAERWLKRHGPALF
- a CDS encoding S9 family peptidase: MRASLFAAALAALAAPASAQRAMTIEDLIGAVRVADPQLSPDGRAVAFVRTTTNASTGARNADIWVVAADGTSAPKLLVGGDKTENTPRWSPDGKRLAFISTRDGDANVYVADADGGNVRAVTRAAGGVQPPLVFSPDGSMLAFVSDVKQGTAPPGSVHRVTRLLYRHWDEWRENIRHHIFVAPVAGGEPRDLTPGDFDSPPGQQEDAAVAFTPDGRELVFVSNRDGADREAWSTNSDVWSVPVSGGPAKKLTSNPAADAQPAFTPDGKQMIVRAQRRAGFESDRSYLDVYDTSTWQRRTVFETPDLSVSDFRLSGDGQTIYFTASANGTDNLYSVPLAGGTPVERQRGGSIGSLTIGRGIVAFVRSTMTSPPDLHAIRLDADGRAAVQLTREHDAWMQAVQFQKPESLSVAGAGGTPIQYWLIKPPGFDASKKYPVVFLIHGGPQGAWGDAWSTRWNPSLWAAQGWVVAAPNPRGSTGFGQRFTDEISQDWGGKVMTDLDAVFNAVAKLPYVDAARQGIAGASYGGYAVNWIIGHGDRFKAAVSHDGVFNLESMALSTEELWFTEWEFGGPATSARARAQFAKWSPHLFADRIRTPTLVITNELDFRVPVDQGMQLFTALRRHGVPSEMLIFADEGHWVLKAQNSRTWHEAVFRWLRTHLSN